In Arachis stenosperma cultivar V10309 chromosome 1, arast.V10309.gnm1.PFL2, whole genome shotgun sequence, one DNA window encodes the following:
- the LOC130976133 gene encoding uncharacterized protein LOC130976133 — translation MESDSLKYQGRCKEFGNGCTWLIRIVMRKRKSTWEVRRYNGPHTCMATSISSDHRQLDYHVICARIFSLVRVDASVSIKVLQEATEATYGFKPSYRKVWLAKQKAVAQIYCNWEESYADLPRWILGVMLTMDGSVALLKISPVRVGDQVDEERVYFHRMFWTFPPCVEAFRHCKPLVSIDGTHLYGKYGGTLLLAIAQDGNSNILLVAFALVEGENAESWSYFLSNLRRHVTPQEGILVISDRHNGIKAALESPDSGWRPPHAYRAFCIRHVAANFALTFKGQDVRRWLVNAAYEKTEAEFDYWFDIMRSENPAMCDWANRMDYEMWTQHKDGGRRYGHTTTNISECVKSVLKGTRNLPVASLVKSTYLRLAELFIVRGQTAEAQLGSGQRYSQALMRAIDRQPLTASPLTGNPS, via the coding sequence ATGGAGTCAGACAGTCTAAAATACCAAGGGAGATGCAAGGAGTTCGGTAACGGATGCACGTGGTTGATCCGGATAGTCATGCGGAAAAGGAAGAGCACATGGGAAGTTAGGAGGTACAACGGACCACACACGTGTATGGCCACATCAATTTCGAGCGACCACAGGCAGCTTGATTATCATGTGATTTGTGCAAGAATTTTTTCATTGGTTAGAGTTGATGCGTCGGTATCGATTAAGGTGTTGCAAGAGGCAACAGAGGCAACATATGGTTTCAAGCCAAGTTATCGGAAGGTGTGGTTGGCAAAGCAGAAGGCAGTAGCACAGATCTACTGCAATTGGGAGGAGTCATATGCAGATCTGCCCCGCTGGATCCTTGGGGTCATGTTAACCATGGACGGTTCCGTTGCTCTACTGAAGATCTCCCCGGTTAGAGTGGGTGACCAGGTTGATGAAGAAAGAGTCTACTTTCATCGCATGTTTTGGACATTCCCTCCATGTGTTGAGGCATTTCGCCACTGTAAGCCACTCGTCAGCATCGATGGGACACACTTGTATGGTAAGTATGGAGGGACGTTGTTGTTGGCGATTGCTCAGGATGGGAATTCGAATATTTTGCTTGTTGCGTTTGCACTAGTGGAAGGGGAAAATGCTGAGTCTTGGTCATATTTTCTGTCCAATCTTAGAAGACATGTTACTCCACAGGAAGGTATTCTCGTCATCTCCGACAGACACAACGGCATCAAGGCTGCGCTAGAGTCACCAGATAGTGGTTGGCGACCTCCGCATGCTTATAGGGCATTTTGCATTCGGCATGTTGCTGCAAATTTTGCCCTTACCTTCAAGGGACAAGATGTCAGAAGGTGGCTGGTTAACGCCGCTTATGAGAAGACAGAAGCAGAATTTGACTATTGGTTTGATATAATGAGGTCAGAGAACCCAGCCATGTGTGATTGGGCAAACAGGATGGATTATGAGATGTGGACACAGCACAAGGATGGGGGCAGACGATATGGTCACACGACGACCAACATTTCTGAGTGTGTGAAATCTGTTTTGAAGGGCACAAGAAATCTACCAGTCGCGTCCTTGGTTAAGTCCACCTATCTTCGCCTTGCTGAGTTGTTCATTGTCCGGGGGCAGACGGCAGAGGCACAGTTAGGATCCGGTCAAAGGTATTCGCAGGCACTTATGAGGGCAATTGACAGGCAACCACTCACAGCCTCCCCATTGACAGGCAACCCAAGCTGA
- the LOC130976140 gene encoding uncharacterized protein LOC130976140 has protein sequence MDGEDSFVALVHCSGKIQKSKRHGVKFTDREPVSIFIRSSSTLAEIKLSILQKLGTCGTKQVKKLFYKIPITVVSTGVRFETFVIGSDEDLQVLFHCRRSFSEVRIPEMFAKLEDRVDSSGASASGPQSTTRGGASTSLPVVAAVVLPPEPERAEVEFEDGPDRFENALCDDDSDEEPLDIGGDSEDDIPIGAAHGGSGSATQEYPPHLSSLNLEAIGQHQNVEATFDGQGMHDGTGLTEF, from the coding sequence ATGGATGGGGAGGATAGTTTTGTGGCTCTGGTCCATTGCTCTGGAAAAATTCAAAAGAGCAAACGCCACGGTGTGAAATTCACAGATAGAGAACCAGTTAGCATTTTTATTCGATCTTCAAGTACATTGGCAGAGATTAAGCTCAGCATACTACAGAAGCTCGGTACCTGTGGTACGAAGCAGGTTAAAAAGTTGTTTTACAAGATTCCCATTACTGTTGTGTCAACCGGCGTGCGGTTTGAGACCTTTGTGATTGGGTCGGATGAAGACCTGCAGGTCTTGTTTCACTGCAGGCGTAGTTTTTCGGAGGTGAGGATACCTGAGATGTTTGCGAAGTTGGAAGATCGTGTGGATAGCTCTGGGGCATCAGCATCGGGTCCTCAGTCGACCACACGGGGCGGTGCATCGACATCACTGCCTGTGGTAGCAGCGGTAGTTCTACCTCCCGAGCCAGAACGTGCTGAGGTTGAGTTTGAGGATGGACCGGATCGATTTGAGAATGCGCTTTGTGATGATGATTCCGATGAGGAGCCGCTCGATATTGGTGGGGACAGTGAAGATGATATACCAATAGGTGCAGCCCATGGAGGTTCCGGTTCTGCAACACAAGAGTACCCTCCGCACTTGTCGTCTTTGAACTTGGAGGCCATCGGTCAACACCAGAATGTTGAGGCAACATTCGATGGACAGGGTATGCATGATGGGACAGGTTTGACTGAATTTTAG